One genomic segment of Stigmatopora argus isolate UIUO_Sarg chromosome 1, RoL_Sarg_1.0, whole genome shotgun sequence includes these proteins:
- the LOC144083390 gene encoding galactose-specific lectin nattectin-like, with protein MAYLRLLFALCGILALTQARQSESEKNCNCPKGWTLLDKYCYIYQHDPRSFSDAESVCNVIGGNLVSINSRKENAIVVELIREGAGSVVDTWIGLHDAIEEDDFIWTDGEVVNFRHFSSGQPDNDGGNEDCVEIEADDEMWDDDECTDLNPFVCIRAVNKKACH; from the exons ATGGCTTATCTTCGCCTGTTGTTTGCCCTTTGTGGGATCCTTGCACTGACCCAAGCT AGGCAAAGTGAGAGTG aaaaaaactgcaattgtccTAAAGGCTGGACTCTGTTGGACAAGTACTGTTACATCTACCAGCACGATCCCAGGAGTTTTTCAGACGCTGAG AGCGTTTGCAATGTTATTGGTGGGAATCTGGTCTCCATCAACAGTCGCAAGGAAAACGCAATCGTTGTTGAGCTGATTCGGGAGGGTGCTGGTTCAGTGGTAGACACATGGATTGGACTTCATGATGCAATtgag GAGGACGATTTCATATGGACCGATGGTGAAGTTGTTAATTTCAGACACTTTAGCAGTGGCCAACCTGACAACGACGGTGGAAATGAAGATTGTGTTGAGATTGAAGCAGATg ACGAGATGTGGGACGATGATGAATGCACAGATTTAAatccatttgtgtgcatcagaGCTGTGAACAAGAAAGCATGTCACTAA